Genomic DNA from Streptomyces venezuelae:
GGGAGCGGATCACGGAGGCCTGCCGCGCGAACGGTGTGCTGCTCGTCGCGGACGAGGTCCTGACCGGCGGCGGCCGCACCGGCGCCTTCCTCGCCTCCGAGCTCGTCGGAGTCGAACCGGACCTGGTCGTCCTCTCCAAGGGCATGGCGAACGGCTTCCCCTTCGCGGTGCTCGCCGGGCGCGCGGAGCTGCTGCGCTCCCCCGAGGCGGCCACGGCCGGTTCGTATGCGTCGACGTACGCGAGCAATCCCCTGGGCATCGCGGCGGCGCACGCCACGCTCGGCGTCATCGAACGCGACGAGCTGACCGAACGCGCGCGTGTGCTGGGCGAGTTGCTCGGCGACAGGCTCGCGACCCTGCACTCGCGGTACGAGCAGATCGGCGACGTACGAGGGCTCGGGCTCCTGTACGGCCTGGAGTTCGTCACCGACCGGGAGAGCCGCACCCCCGCGCCGGAGCTCGCCCACGCGGTGCACTCCGCCGCACTCGACCTGGGACTGCGCACGGCGTTCGGCGGACACATCATCCGCCTCGCGCCGCCGTTCACGCTCGACGAGACACAACTCGACGAGGGCGTCGCCCTGTTGGAACAAGCCGTCGAGCAGGCCGTTGGGCGGGCCGTCGAACAGGTGGTGGTGGCGTGATCGTCGCGGAGAACCTCACCAAGGAGTTCCGCGTCGCGGAGCGCAGACCCGGGCTGCTGGGCAGTCTGGCCACGCTCCTCACCCGCGAGTACCACACCGTGCGCGCCGTGGACGGCGTCTCCTTCGAGATCCCCGCCGGTTCGAAGACCGCGTACATCGGCGCCAACGGGGCCGGCAAGTCCACCACCGTCAAGATGCTCACCGGCATCATGACGCCGACGTCGGGCCGCTGCCTGGTCGCGGGCATCGAGCCGTACCGTGAGCGGCGGCGGAACGCCCGCTCCATCGGTGTCGTCTTCGGGCAGCGCAGCCAGCTGTGGTGGGACCTGTCGGTGCCCGACTCGTTCCGCATCCTGCGCCGCGTCTACGACATCCCCGACGGGGTCTACCACCGCAATCTCGCGCTCTACCGCGAACTCCTCGACATCGACGCCCTCGGCACCACGCCCGTGCGCCAGCTCAGCCTGGGTCAGCGGATGCGCGCGGAGATCGCCGCGAGCCTGCTGCACGACCCGGCCGTCGTCTTCTGGGACGAGCCGACCATCGGCCTCGACATGGTCCTCAAGACGGCGGTGCGCGACCTGGTCAACCGCGCGCACCGGGAGCTCGGCACGACCGTCGTGCTCACCAGCCACGACATCGCCGACATCGCCGCGATCTGCGACAGCGCGCTGGTCGTCGACCACGGCAGGGTCGTCCACCAGGGCTCCATCCAGGACCTGCTGCGCACGGCCGAGGACCGCTCGGTGAGCTTCGACCACCGGGGCGGCCCGGCGCCGCACGACGCCCTCGCCCTGATCGAGCGCGGCCTGCCCGGTGTGCGGGCGGCCACCGAGGACGGCGGGCGCGTCCGCGTCGACTATCCGGCGAACCTCTTCGCCTCGCGCCAGGTGCTCGCGTTCCTCCTGGACCACTTCGACCTGGTGGACTGCTACGCCCCGGAGCCGGACCTGGAGGAGGTGCTGCGGCAGATCTACGGCCGGGCGCCCACGCCCGTCGGCGGTCACTCATGAACGTACGTGCGGGGCGCTACGTCCCCTTCGCCACCGGCGGACTCCAGTCCCTGCTCCAGTACCGCTCGATGTTCGTCGTCACGGGTGTCACCGCCGCCGCGGGCGCCGCGGTCACCGTGTTCCTGTGGCGCGCGGTGTACGCCGGATCGCCGGACGGCGGCACGGGCCCGGGAGGCTTCACTCCGGCGGGCATCACCACCTACCTGCTGGTGGCGCAGGTGCTGCAGATCCTGCACGCCAACCGGGTCGACGACGAGGTGGCCGCGGAGGTCTACCGCGGGGACGTGGCCGTGATGCTGGTGCGTCCGGTCAGCTATCCGCTGGTGCGGCTCTTCGCGTGCCTGCCGGTGGTCGCGGCCAACGCCGTCCTGGTGGGCGTGCCGGTCCTGGTGCTCTTCTCGTTCCTCGTCCCGCTGACAACGCCCCGTCCCGTGGACGCCGCGCTCTTCGCCGTGTCCACCGCACTGTCCGTGCTCATCGCGTTCTGCGTGAACCTGCTGACCGGCATGACGGGCTTCGTCACCACGAACACGTGGGGCGTGCGGATGGTGAAGCAGAGCGTCGTGGCCTTCTTCGCCGGACAGCTGGTGCCGATCGCGCTGATGCCGGGTCCGCTGGCGGCGGTCGCCCACGCCCTGCCGTTCCGCGGGATGGTCGACGGCCCGCTGACGCTGCTCCTCGGCCGGTACGACGGGGCGGGAGGGGCCGTCGCCGTGCTGGCCCAGCAGGCGGGCTGGGTGGCCGGCCTGTCCGTGCTGTGCGCGGTGCTGTGGCGGGCCGCGCTCGGGCGTCTCGAGGTGCTCGGCGGATGACGCGCACACGTCTCGGCACGGCGCTCTGGTACGTCAGGCTCTCCTGGTTCCTCGGCGGGGTCGGCCTGCAACGGCTCGCCGCGTACCGGCTCGACTTCGCGCTCGGCGCCGGGGCCTTCCTGGTCCGGGTCGGCGTCCAGACGGCGGTGGTCGGTCTGGTCTTCCGGCAGGTGCCGGCCGTCGGCGGCTGGTCGTACCACGAGGTCCTGTTCCTGCTGGGTTTCTCGCTGCTGCCGCGCGGCCTCGACCACCTCTTCACCGACCAGCTGTGGGAGCTGGGCCGCAAGCTGGTGCAGCGCGGCGAGTTCTACCGCTATCTGATCCGCCCGGTGAACCCGCTCTTCTCGCTGCTCTCCGAGCGCTTCTTCCACCCCGACGCGCTGGGCGAGCTGGTCGTCGGCGCGGCCCTCGTGACGTACGCGGGTACGTCGCTCGACCTGGACCTCACGGCCACGCAGTGGGCGCTGGCCCCGCTGCTCGTGCTGTGCGGGGCGCTGATCCACACGGCGGTGAAGCTGTTCTTCGCGTCCCTGTCGTTCTGGACGGTGACGAGCCTGCCCGCGCTGTACGCGGCGAGCCAGGTGTCGGAGTTCGCGGCGTACCCCCTGGACATCTACCACGCGTCGCTGCGCGCGCTGCTGACCTGGGTGCTGCCGTTCGCCTTCACGTCGTACGTCCCGGCCGTCTATCTCCTCTCCGGCGACACGGCGCTCCTGGGATGGCTGCCCGTGGTGACGGCCCTGTCGCTGCTGCTGGCCCTGGCCGTGTGGCGGCGCGGCGTCAACGCGTACGAGATGACAGGGAGTTGATGTCAGTGATCCGGGACGAGGAGCTGGACGCGCTGCTGCGGTCGGCGCCGTGGATGTCCGAGGACGGGCGCAAGGCCGACCGGTACGAGCGCGTCGACCACGCCGTGCTCGGCTCCGCGGCGGTACTGCTGGTCGTGGCCGCGGTCGGCGGGCCCGCGTCGGGCCGGCGGTTCTTCGTGCCGGTGGACATCCGGGGCGGGCGGCACGAGGGGGGCGGGCCCAGGGAGGCCCACGCCGTCGAGGAGTTCCATACGGACGCGGTCCTCAGGACGCTGACGGGCGCGACGCTGCGCACGGAGCGCGGCGGCACCGTGGAGTTCCGCGGCGCGGGCGGCGCCCTGGCCGGCTCCTTGCCCGAGGTACGGCCGCTCCCCTTCGAGCAGGGCTGGTCGTCCAACGCGCTGTCCCTCGTGGAGATCGGAGGCCTGCCGCACATCCACAAGACGTACCGCAGCCTCGACGACGACGTCCGCGAGCCCGACCTGCTGCGGCTCATGAACGGCACGGGGCGCACCCCGGAGTGGGCGGGCGACTACGCGTACACCGACCCCGCGTCGGGGACACGCCACCCGCTGGGCGTCGTCTACCGTTACGCGCCGGGCGACGGCATCGACGTACCCCTGCGGCAGAACCTGCGCTCCCTGTGGCCCGCCCTGTCGCGCCTGCTCACCCATGATTCACCGGAGACGGTGGCGCGGCGCCATCTGCTGCCGCTGGAACGGCAGTTGCGGGAGGCGGGGCGTTTCCTGCGCGGCTTCCACGCGGATCTCGCCGACCGCCTCGGCGACGGGTCGCCGCAGCCCGCCTATCCGGCCGCCGAACGGCTGGCACAGGCGGAGCGGCGTCTCGCGGACCTGCACGACCGCACCACCGCTGATCCGGCGCTGCCCGCACGGGTGGTGCGGGGCGCCTTCAAAGCGCTGGAGGACGACGTTGCCGCGCTGCGAACAGAGTTGGCGCGAGCAGGCGACTCCTGGCCCGGCGGCGGCCCCTGCCACGGTGACCTGCACCTGTCCCACCTGCTGTGGAACCCGCCCGCCCTGATCGATCTCTCCACCCCGAGCACCGCTCCCACCGCGCCGGGCTGGGCCGCGCAGTCGCCGCTCGAGGACATCGTGGCGTTGCAGCGCGGTCTGGAGTACTTCGCGGCGGACGAGGCGGCGTTCGAGGCCGCGAACCGGCTGGGTGTCGACTCCCTGGAGACCATGGTCGGTTCGCTCGACGGTGCTCCGCACCTCTCCCCGGCCCAACAGGGCGAGCTGCACCGGGTGTTCGCGGTCGCGGACCACTGGCGGGACCGCGTGCGCGAACTGCTGCTCGGCCCCGCGTCCCACGGACCGCTCCGACGGCTGCTCTACCTGCGCCGACTCCTCCACGAACTGGCCTACAACCACGCGCACACGCGCCCCTACCACGCCGCGATCGACCTCCGCCACGCCCTGCGGCTCGGCGGAGGCGGCAGCGGCGCCCACCGCGACTCCGAGGACGTGAGGCCGTGCTGACCCCCGAGCCCCCCGAGAACGTCGTACCGACGGTCGAGCCCCGCATGCACATCATCGAGACCTACTTCGAGTGCTGCGGTTTCGACCACACCTTCTTGCAGGGCGGCACCTCGGTGTACCTGTGGAACCTGTCCCGGGCCTTCGCCGCACGCGGCCACCGGGTCTCCATCGTGACGCCTGCGCACGGCCGCCTGGACGACCTGCGGGCGCGCTACGACGTGGAGGACCTGCCGTACGAGGACACGTACACGCTCCCGCTCGTCCTGGACCCGAAGATCTGGCGGGACTTCCCGGCGGAGACCGGGATCGAGCTGCGGACGACGGCGCACCGCATCCGGCTTGACGGCGTCGACCTGTACTTCCTCTCCAACGACTGCCTCGACCGGCTGCCGACGACGTTCTATCCGCCCTACTCCGCCAAGGGCCGCGACCTCGTCTTCTTCAAGCCGCTCGTCTTCCAGGCCGACAGTGTGCGGTTCCTGCGCGGCTGGTTCGGCGAGGAGCGGGCCGTCGTGCACGCGCACGAGCCGTACTACCACTATCTGCTGCCCGCCGCGCTGCGCGACGACCCCACGAAAATGGTCGTCAGCACCGTCCAGAGCAACATGCCCGTCGCGAAGAAGGTGTACGGGCCCGAGGTGCGCCGCCTGTTCGAACTCCTGGATGTGAAAGCGGAGTTGCCGGACGTCCCGGAGGGCACGTATCCGGCCGCCGTGCTCCAGTACCAGCAGCTCACGCACCTGCACTACGCCTATCCGCCGGACCACGTCGCGCTCTACGAGCTCACCGCCGAGCACTCCGACCTGATCGACTTCCTCTCCCCCGGCCAGCTCGACTTCTACGCCTCGTTCCGCGACACCCCCTTCGCCGAGCTTTTCGAGCGGCTGCCGATGGCGGACGTCGTGCGGCGCAACGCGCACAAGATGTTCGTGGGCGGCTGCGCGATCTCCGACGAGTGGCTGGCCATGGACCCGGCCGAGGTCGACCGGGCGGACGTGCTCGGCGGCATCGGACTCGATCCGGCCCTGCCCACCTTCTTCCACAACGCGCGCTACGCCGTCCACCACAAGGGCCAGGTGGAGCTGGTGCGGGCGGTCGACCGGGTCCTGTCCGCCGGGCTCGCCGCCAACTTCGTGCTGCGCTGCATCGCCGGGGAGGGCATCGACGACCCGTACTTCCACGAGGTCGCGCGACGGCACGCCGGGCGGCTGCACCTGGAGTGGGAGCGGGTCGACGAGCGGCGGGTGTTCGCGTACGCGGCGAGTTCCGACTTCTGCGTCTTCCCGTCGAAGTTCGAGATGGACACCTTCCTCATCGCGCAGGGCGAGGCGATGGCGTGCGGCGCCGTGCCCATCGCGACCGCCCAGGAGGGCATGGCGCACTTCCGGCACGCCGACGGCCCGTCGACGGGCACCGGATTCGCCGTGAACCGGTCGTTCGCGGAGGACGACGAGCTGCTCGTCTCGGCGCTCGCCGACCGGTTCCGGGCGGCGGTGACGCTGTGGTCGGAGGATCCGGCCCGCTACCGGGAGCTGTCGGAGCGGGCGTCCGCCGTCGCGCGGGAGTTCACGTGGGAGCGCTGCGCGGACCTGCATCTGGCCGCGTTCGGGCGTCTCTGGCGGGGCGAGTCCGCCGCTGCGGCGCTCCAACTCGCCTTGCGGCACGGTTGGTTCGAGCAGCTGCAGGACGCGGACAGCGCCGCGGTCGCGGAAGCGGCGCTCGCGCACGGCGCCGTGGACGTCTACGCGCGCCACGCCCCGCTGGACTCCGACGCCGCCCGCCGCATCTTCGCGGCCTCCTGGCAGCGGGCCGACTTCGCCGCCTGCGAGCGTGTCCTCGAACGGGGGCCGGTCGGCGCGGTGGAACGGCAGGACGTGGACCGGCTGCGCGGCCGCTGCCACGTGGGCGACGACGGCCGGATCGTCTACCGGCTGGCGCACGCGGAACGCGTCGAGCTGGTCGTGCCCTCCGAGCCCGGCGCGGACGGCCGCGCCCTCCCCCGCGTACAGCTCCTCGAACGCACCGCGCCCGGCGTGTTCACCGGTCCTGCGCCCGGCCGGGCCGCCGACGCCCGGCTGCTCCTCACCCTCTCCTCCGGCCGCGTGACCTGGGACGAGGTGCGCCATGACTGAACGCGACGCGCTCAGCCGCCCGGTCAGGACCGTGCTGCTCGCGGGCGGCGAGGGCCGGCGCATGGGCCCGCTCGGGACGGGGCGGCTCAAGCCGCTGGTGCCGTACGGCGGGGCCTGCCGACTCATCGACTTCAGCCTCGCCAACGCGCGGGCCTCCGGCCTCGGCGAGGTGCTGCTGCTCTCGCAGTACGAGGAGCGGCAGCTGATGGACGACCTGCACCGGGTGTGGAACCAGCGGCCGGGGTTCCGGGTGCACTTCGGTCCGTACGACCCCGCGTACGCCACGGCGGGCTCCCGCATACCGTCCGAACTGCCCGCCCGTACCTGGCCGTTGGAGCGGGGCACGGCCGACGCGCTGATCCGCAAGAAGGCGTACGTCTTCGAGGGGGACGGCATCCGGCCCGACCCGGAGCACGTCCTCGTGCTGCACGCCGATCACGTCTACCGCTTCGACTACCGGCCGCTGATCGACGCCCACCGCGCGTCCGGGGCCGCGCTCACCCTGGCGTACCAGCGCATCGACCCGCGCTGGGTGCACCTGTTCGGCATGGTCGAGTTCGACGCGCGGGGGCGGCTCACCGCGTTCGTGGAGAAGCCGGAGGTCGCCACGAGCGACCTGGTCTTCGCGGCGTTCTGCGTCTTCGACGCCGCTGTCCTGCGCCGGTATCTGGAGCGGCTCGACGGCACCGACTGGCAGCACGACATCAGCCGGGACGTGATCCCGGCGATGCTCGCGGCCGGCGAGCACATCCGCGGCCACGAGGTGGCGGGCCACTGGGAGGACATCGGCACCGTCGAGCGCTACCACCGCGCGCACCTCGCGCTCGCCGCGTCGCCCCGGGCGGGGCTGCCCGTCGGACGGATGCCGTGGACGGTGGCGCCGGACGTGCGGCGTTCCTGGGTGGCCGACCACTTCGGCGTGCGCTCGTCGGTGGTGCCGTCGGACCTGGTCAACGACGGCCGTGTGGAGGACAGCGTGCTCTTCCCCGGCGTGCGGATCGGAGCGGGCGCCCGGGTGCGGCGCAGTGTGGTGCTGCCCGGCGCCAGGATCCCCGCGGGCGCCGACATCGAAGGGGCCGTCGTCCTGGAGGACGGCCGCGTCCAGCGGACCGAAGTCACGACAGAGGGAGTACGCGCATGAGTGAGCCGGAGTACGACGTCCTGGTGGTCGGCGGCGCCGGCGTGGACACGATCGTGCGCGTCGAGGCGCTGCAACTGCCGCCCGGGGATTCCGTGTTCGTGCCGCCCGTGTACGACTACGTGGCGCACACCGGGAACGGCGTCGCGCTCGGCTGGCACGCGCTCGGCCTGTCCACCAAGTTCATCGACTTCCTCGGGGACGACGCGCAGGGCCGCTCCGTCCTCGACGCGTACGCCGAACGCGGTCTGGACTTCAGCCATGTCGTGTCGCCGCACGGCACCCCGCGCGGCGTCAACCTCGTCGACCCGCAGGGCCGCCGCTTCTCCTTCTACGACGGCAGGCACCCCGCTGACCTGCGGCTGCCGCGCGACTTCTACCTGCCGTATCTGGAGCGCGCCCGGCACGTCCACCTCTCCATCACCGGCGTCAACCGCGACATGTACGACGACATCCGCAGGCTCGGCGCGACCTGTTCGACGGACCTGCACGACTGGGACGGGCACAACCCGCACCACCGTACGTACGCGCTCGCCTCCGACCACGTCTTCCTCAGCGCCGCCGCGATCCACGACCGGCTCGACGAAGTGCTGCACTCGGTGCTGGACGAGGGCAGGGCACGCCTCGTCGTCGCGACCGACGGCGCGGACGGCTGCCACGTGCTGGTGCGCGGCGACACGAAGGTGCGGCACTTCCCCGCGGCGCGGCCGGAGCGTCCCGTGGTCGACAGCAACGGCGCGGGGGACGCCTTCGTCACCGCGTTCCTGCACTCACTCTTCGAGGGGCGGCCGGTGGAGGAGTGCGTGCTCGCCGGGTCCGTCTCGGGGGCCTTCGCCTGCGGCAGCGCGGGCACCCACACCGAGTTCATCGACCTGCCGGGGCTGCGCGGCGCGTGTGTGCGCGCGAGCGCCGCGGCCACCGGCTGAGGGAGCTGCGCGCACGTGCACATCATCAACTTCTCGTACGAGTGCGGCGGCTTCGACCACCGTCTGATGCGGGGCGGCCTCTCGCCGCTGGTCTGGAACCTGTCGCGCGAGTACGCCGCGCGCGGCCATCGCGTCTCCGTGGTCACTCCGGCCCACGGCCACCTCGACCGGCTCCGGGAGACATTCCCCGTCGAGGAGCTCGACCACCGCGCCGACCACGTGGTGCCGCTCGTCCTCGACCCGGAGGTGTGGCCGGACCACCCCGCGGAGGTCGCCGTCGAGCTGACCACGCGCGCGTACCGGCTCCGCCTGGACGGCGTGGACGTCTACTTCCTGGCCGACGCGTACCTCGACCTGCTGCCCGACCGCCTCTACCCGCCGCCGGGCCTGGAGGGCCGGGACCTGGCGCACTTCAAGCCGCTGGTGTTCCAGGTGGACGGGGCGCGCTTCATCCGCTCCGGCGCCCTCGCCGACCCGTCCGGCGCCGAACCGGCCGTCGTCCACGGCTTCGAGCCGTACTACCACTACCTGCTGCCCCCCGTCCTCGCCGCCGACCCGCGCTACCGCACCGTGAGCACGGTCGCGGCCAACGCGCCCGTCGGGCAGCAGGTGTACCGGCCGCAGGTGGAGCGCCTCCTCACGCTGCTCGGCGCCGGTGAGGGCCTCGCCGGTGGGGCCATCGACCTGGACGCGCTCGAAGGGCCACCGCCATCCGAGGACACCGCCGCGGCGACCATCGCGCGAGCCCTCGCGGGCACGCGCATGCACCAGGAGCGCCGACCCGACCACGTCGGTGTGTTCCCCCTGGTCGCCGCCCACGCGGACCTCGTCGACTTCGTCTCGCCCGGCCAGCGCGCCTACTACAGCACCTTCGAAGGCACCCCTTTCGAAGCGCTCTTCGCCACGCTCCCGGTGGCCCGGCAGCTCCGCGCCCATCCGCACAAGCTCCTCATGGGCGGCTGCGGAGTGGCCGACAGCTGGCTCGCCCGCGACCCCGGCGCGGTGGACCGTACCGCCGTCCTGCGCGGCCTCGGCCTCGACCCGGCGCGCCCCGTCTTCTTCCACGCGGCGCGCTACGCCGTGCACCACAAGGGCCAGCTGGAGCTGATGCGGGCGGTGGAGGAGGTCCTCGCCACCGACCCGGACATCAGCTTCGTCATCCGCTGCGCGACGGGCGGCGGTGGCGAGACCGTCGAGGCCACACCTGTCGCGAACGCCTGGTTCCAGGACGTCGCCGACCGCCACCCCGGCCAGGTGCACCTGGACTGGCGTCTCGCCGACGAGGACACCCTCTTCGAACAGGCCGCCTGCGCCGACTTCTGCGTCAACCCGTCCAAGTACGAACTGGACGGCTTCCTCATCGCGCAGGCCGAGGCGATGGCGTGCGGGGCCGTGCCGATCGCCACGGCCCAGCGGGTCACCGGCCACTTCGGGCACGCACGCCCGCTCACCGACCCGGAGGCGACCGGGTTCTCGGTGCGCGGCTCGTTCCGCGACGACGACTCCGTACTCGCAGGCGAACTGGCCGACCGAATACGGCAGGCCGCGGCGGTCTTCCGGGACGCCCCGGAGACGTACGACCGCCTGTCGGCCAACTCGCGCCGACTGGCCCGGCGGTTCACCTGGCCGCGGACCGCCGAGCTGCGCCTCGCCGCGTTCGACGCGCTGCTGCGCGGCGAGCGACTGCCCTTCCCCGCCGAGGACGCCATCGCGTGGGGCTGGTTCGACGCGCTGGACGACGCGGACTTCGCACGCCACGGCGAGCGGATCGCGCGGGCGGCGGCCGAACGGGGTGACGCGGCGGCGTACGCGCGGTGCGCCCCGTTGGACGGGCCCGCCCTGGAGCGGCTCTTCGAGGCGGCGTACGCACGCGCGGACTTCGCGCGGTGCGCGGAGCTCGCGGCGACGGCGGGACGCGACGACTGGGCGGCGCGGCTGGCGACGCGGTGCCGGGCGACGCCGGTCCCTGGGGGAGACGGTAGCGGGTGGCGGGTCGAGTACGTCCACGCCGGGGCGGAGCGCGTGGAGGTGGTCGTGGCGTCGGCAGGGCCGACGCAGTCCGGGGCGGGCCTGGAGTCCGTCGCCGAAGCGGTCGCCTCCGACGAGCCCGTGCCCATGGGGAGCGGGGCCGCGTTCCAGGCTCTGAGTGCGGCGGGCGACGGCACGTTCCACGGAACCGTCGACGGACTGCCCGCGGGGCGGGAACTCGTCGTCATGGTGACCCTGCGCTCCGGACGCGTCGCCTGGGACACCGTCCCGGTCCCCGAGGCCGCGCCCCCGCCCTACCGGATCGTCGCCACCGACCTCGACGGCACGCTGCTGCGCGACGACCTGACCGTGTCCGACCGCACCCGCCGCGCCCTCGCCCTGGCCACCCGGGCGGGCGCGCACCACCTCGTCGTCACCGGGCGGCCCGCCGCCGCCTGCCGGGAGTTCCTCACCGCGCTCGGCTACCGGGGCATCGCGGTGTGCGGGCAGGGCGCCCAGCTGTACGACGCGGGCGCGGACCGGCTCATCGACTCCGCCCGGCTCGACCTCGACCTGGCCAGGTCGGTGGTCGCACGGGTCGAGGAGGCGCTCGGCGCGCTGGAGCTCGGGGTCGTCACGGCGCCGCCCGAGAGCCGCTTCAAGGTGACACCGCGCTTCGGGGAGCGGGTCCGGCACGGCTGGGACGTGACGGCCGACCGCGCCCAGCTGTGGTCCGGCCCCATCGACAAGCTGGTCCTGCACCACCCGCAGGTCCCGGAGGACGAACTCGCCGGCATCACCGAGAAGTTGTGCGGGGACGACGTGAGCGT
This window encodes:
- a CDS encoding sugar phosphate nucleotidyltransferase, whose product is MTERDALSRPVRTVLLAGGEGRRMGPLGTGRLKPLVPYGGACRLIDFSLANARASGLGEVLLLSQYEERQLMDDLHRVWNQRPGFRVHFGPYDPAYATAGSRIPSELPARTWPLERGTADALIRKKAYVFEGDGIRPDPEHVLVLHADHVYRFDYRPLIDAHRASGAALTLAYQRIDPRWVHLFGMVEFDARGRLTAFVEKPEVATSDLVFAAFCVFDAAVLRRYLERLDGTDWQHDISRDVIPAMLAAGEHIRGHEVAGHWEDIGTVERYHRAHLALAASPRAGLPVGRMPWTVAPDVRRSWVADHFGVRSSVVPSDLVNDGRVEDSVLFPGVRIGAGARVRRSVVLPGARIPAGADIEGAVVLEDGRVQRTEVTTEGVRA
- a CDS encoding phosphotransferase, with product MSVIRDEELDALLRSAPWMSEDGRKADRYERVDHAVLGSAAVLLVVAAVGGPASGRRFFVPVDIRGGRHEGGGPREAHAVEEFHTDAVLRTLTGATLRTERGGTVEFRGAGGALAGSLPEVRPLPFEQGWSSNALSLVEIGGLPHIHKTYRSLDDDVREPDLLRLMNGTGRTPEWAGDYAYTDPASGTRHPLGVVYRYAPGDGIDVPLRQNLRSLWPALSRLLTHDSPETVARRHLLPLERQLREAGRFLRGFHADLADRLGDGSPQPAYPAAERLAQAERRLADLHDRTTADPALPARVVRGAFKALEDDVAALRTELARAGDSWPGGGPCHGDLHLSHLLWNPPALIDLSTPSTAPTAPGWAAQSPLEDIVALQRGLEYFAADEAAFEAANRLGVDSLETMVGSLDGAPHLSPAQQGELHRVFAVADHWRDRVRELLLGPASHGPLRRLLYLRRLLHELAYNHAHTRPYHAAIDLRHALRLGGGGSGAHRDSEDVRPC
- a CDS encoding ABC transporter permease, whose translation is MNVRAGRYVPFATGGLQSLLQYRSMFVVTGVTAAAGAAVTVFLWRAVYAGSPDGGTGPGGFTPAGITTYLLVAQVLQILHANRVDDEVAAEVYRGDVAVMLVRPVSYPLVRLFACLPVVAANAVLVGVPVLVLFSFLVPLTTPRPVDAALFAVSTALSVLIAFCVNLLTGMTGFVTTNTWGVRMVKQSVVAFFAGQLVPIALMPGPLAAVAHALPFRGMVDGPLTLLLGRYDGAGGAVAVLAQQAGWVAGLSVLCAVLWRAALGRLEVLGG
- a CDS encoding ABC transporter permease, with amino-acid sequence MTRTRLGTALWYVRLSWFLGGVGLQRLAAYRLDFALGAGAFLVRVGVQTAVVGLVFRQVPAVGGWSYHEVLFLLGFSLLPRGLDHLFTDQLWELGRKLVQRGEFYRYLIRPVNPLFSLLSERFFHPDALGELVVGAALVTYAGTSLDLDLTATQWALAPLLVLCGALIHTAVKLFFASLSFWTVTSLPALYAASQVSEFAAYPLDIYHASLRALLTWVLPFAFTSYVPAVYLLSGDTALLGWLPVVTALSLLLALAVWRRGVNAYEMTGS
- a CDS encoding carbohydrate kinase family protein; protein product: MSEPEYDVLVVGGAGVDTIVRVEALQLPPGDSVFVPPVYDYVAHTGNGVALGWHALGLSTKFIDFLGDDAQGRSVLDAYAERGLDFSHVVSPHGTPRGVNLVDPQGRRFSFYDGRHPADLRLPRDFYLPYLERARHVHLSITGVNRDMYDDIRRLGATCSTDLHDWDGHNPHHRTYALASDHVFLSAAAIHDRLDEVLHSVLDEGRARLVVATDGADGCHVLVRGDTKVRHFPAARPERPVVDSNGAGDAFVTAFLHSLFEGRPVEECVLAGSVSGAFACGSAGTHTEFIDLPGLRGACVRASAAATG
- a CDS encoding HAD family hydrolase, whose protein sequence is MVTLRSGRVAWDTVPVPEAAPPPYRIVATDLDGTLLRDDLTVSDRTRRALALATRAGAHHLVVTGRPAAACREFLTALGYRGIAVCGQGAQLYDAGADRLIDSARLDLDLARSVVARVEEALGALELGVVTAPPESRFKVTPRFGERVRHGWDVTADRAQLWSGPIDKLVLHHPQVPEDELAGITEKLCGDDVSVVHSVKGMVEVLPLGTTKGAGVARAARLLGFTGADTIAFGDMPNDIPLLAWAGHGVAVANAHPELRAMADEVAPSNEEDGVAAVLERLFAAPRGPAATSVPAPEAPGPGAHA
- a CDS encoding glycosyltransferase: MLTPEPPENVVPTVEPRMHIIETYFECCGFDHTFLQGGTSVYLWNLSRAFAARGHRVSIVTPAHGRLDDLRARYDVEDLPYEDTYTLPLVLDPKIWRDFPAETGIELRTTAHRIRLDGVDLYFLSNDCLDRLPTTFYPPYSAKGRDLVFFKPLVFQADSVRFLRGWFGEERAVVHAHEPYYHYLLPAALRDDPTKMVVSTVQSNMPVAKKVYGPEVRRLFELLDVKAELPDVPEGTYPAAVLQYQQLTHLHYAYPPDHVALYELTAEHSDLIDFLSPGQLDFYASFRDTPFAELFERLPMADVVRRNAHKMFVGGCAISDEWLAMDPAEVDRADVLGGIGLDPALPTFFHNARYAVHHKGQVELVRAVDRVLSAGLAANFVLRCIAGEGIDDPYFHEVARRHAGRLHLEWERVDERRVFAYAASSDFCVFPSKFEMDTFLIAQGEAMACGAVPIATAQEGMAHFRHADGPSTGTGFAVNRSFAEDDELLVSALADRFRAAVTLWSEDPARYRELSERASAVAREFTWERCADLHLAAFGRLWRGESAAAALQLALRHGWFEQLQDADSAAVAEAALAHGAVDVYARHAPLDSDAARRIFAASWQRADFAACERVLERGPVGAVERQDVDRLRGRCHVGDDGRIVYRLAHAERVELVVPSEPGADGRALPRVQLLERTAPGVFTGPAPGRAADARLLLTLSSGRVTWDEVRHD
- a CDS encoding ATP-binding cassette domain-containing protein, with translation MIVAENLTKEFRVAERRPGLLGSLATLLTREYHTVRAVDGVSFEIPAGSKTAYIGANGAGKSTTVKMLTGIMTPTSGRCLVAGIEPYRERRRNARSIGVVFGQRSQLWWDLSVPDSFRILRRVYDIPDGVYHRNLALYRELLDIDALGTTPVRQLSLGQRMRAEIAASLLHDPAVVFWDEPTIGLDMVLKTAVRDLVNRAHRELGTTVVLTSHDIADIAAICDSALVVDHGRVVHQGSIQDLLRTAEDRSVSFDHRGGPAPHDALALIERGLPGVRAATEDGGRVRVDYPANLFASRQVLAFLLDHFDLVDCYAPEPDLEEVLRQIYGRAPTPVGGHS